One Gemella haemolysans ATCC 10379 DNA segment encodes these proteins:
- a CDS encoding ATP-binding cassette domain-containing protein: MKKYILKFKYRFLLICFLILLRQLFLMKSNFLNADAITVLTNRNLHSFFEIILFLSVTWIFIIVIDRVVKVREEIFIQDIGIDVKDNLSSSLIELDIEKYKDNSSGVYQSWFNNDIQMIQEKGLRNIFAIIYSLSGVVFSLYALLKYHWIISLITIIGTGILIYLPKIFNKKLHNMGSEVTKENENYVASLEETILGYDTYFSLNKLQIIPKRIAHISRILKNVFVKQSKLESNYYMLNFGLNVFFQVLLVFVTGCLVVKDNLEIGAVAAVGMFANLVFDGMSQVGYRIAFIKGAKPIFSKHDEFMLNNKDTHSPVEYSLRETLFKIKNLHFSYGDREILNNVNLDIKEGNKYLISGDSGVGKSTLFKIITGQLRNYEGSVEYCSVDLNKLSTKQILEKLTIIQQENFVFSGTVKDNITMGEVVEDSDVAEYLEKVGLTQEDFLYSEVEVHGKNLSGGQRQRLAIARALFNGKKILLIDEGTSALDKESAKSLVEMLLGNKELTIIMISHDISDELRGKFDNIIKL; this comes from the coding sequence ATGAAAAAATATATTTTAAAGTTTAAATATAGGTTCTTATTAATTTGTTTTCTTATATTGTTAAGACAGTTATTTCTTATGAAGAGTAACTTTTTAAATGCAGATGCTATAACTGTGCTTACTAATAGAAATCTACATAGTTTCTTTGAAATTATCTTATTCTTATCAGTTACGTGGATTTTTATTATAGTAATTGATAGGGTGGTAAAGGTAAGAGAGGAGATTTTTATTCAAGACATTGGAATAGATGTTAAGGATAATCTGTCTAGTAGCCTTATAGAATTAGATATTGAAAAGTATAAAGATAACTCATCTGGTGTTTATCAATCTTGGTTTAACAATGATATTCAAATGATTCAAGAAAAAGGTTTGAGGAATATATTTGCTATAATATACAGTCTTTCTGGTGTGGTATTTTCTCTTTATGCTCTATTGAAATATCACTGGATTATTTCTTTAATTACTATTATAGGAACAGGAATATTAATTTATCTTCCAAAAATTTTTAATAAAAAACTTCATAATATGGGATCAGAAGTTACTAAAGAAAATGAAAACTATGTAGCTTCGTTAGAGGAGACGATTCTAGGTTATGATACGTATTTCTCTCTTAATAAATTACAAATAATTCCTAAAAGAATAGCTCATATAAGTAGAATTTTGAAAAATGTATTTGTTAAACAAAGTAAGTTGGAAAGTAATTATTATATGCTTAACTTTGGCTTAAATGTCTTTTTCCAAGTGTTATTAGTTTTTGTTACAGGGTGTTTAGTTGTTAAAGATAATTTGGAAATCGGTGCAGTTGCAGCTGTAGGAATGTTTGCTAATCTTGTATTTGATGGTATGAGCCAAGTAGGTTATAGAATAGCATTTATTAAAGGTGCAAAACCTATTTTCTCTAAGCATGATGAATTCATGTTAAATAATAAGGATACTCACTCACCCGTTGAATATTCTTTAAGAGAAACATTATTTAAAATTAAAAACTTACATTTCAGTTATGGTGATAGAGAAATCCTTAATAATGTGAATCTTGATATAAAAGAGGGGAATAAATATTTAATAAGTGGAGATAGTGGCGTTGGTAAATCAACATTATTTAAAATTATTACAGGGCAATTAAGAAATTATGAAGGTAGTGTAGAGTATTGTAGTGTCGATTTGAATAAATTATCTACTAAACAAATACTAGAAAAACTGACTATAATTCAGCAAGAAAATTTTGTATTTTCAGGTACTGTTAAAGACAATATAACTATGGGAGAAGTAGTAGAGGATAGTGATGTAGCAGAGTATTTAGAAAAAGTGGGATTAACACAGGAAGACTTCTTATATTCAGAAGTAGAGGTTCATGGAAAGAATCTTTCAGGAGGACAACGCCAAAGATTGGCTATAGCTAGAGCGTTATTTAATGGTAAAAAAATACTTTTAATTGATGAAGGAACATCAGCTTTAGACAAAGAATCAGCGAAAAGTTTAGTAGAAATGTTGTTAGGAAATAAAGAATTAACTATAATAATGATTAGCCATGATATAAGTGATGAACTAAGAGGAAAATTTGATAATATTATAAAATTGTGA
- a CDS encoding aminoglycoside N(3)-acetyltransferase, which translates to MSYKFMSDALDNNLMPIGKSDFLNLFKDLEIGEGDTLIAHVSLSKFGYIIGGARCIYEALMERLGESGTLVVPTQSLENMSPEYWEYPKVPKEWIEKIKQESLSYDVDLSSTRGMGKFSEFVMNLKHSVRSSHPLYSFSAVGEKAQEIIKEHPLDDGLGYNSPLGRLYDQNAKILLLGTDFESNTALHLAEYSLNRKTIKESANVDGEWLEFSNIELDIYDDFLTVQKEFMENCKGSYQIKEIQKTSVLCIDLKSCVDFAKEYYKKKEEVK; encoded by the coding sequence ATGAGTTATAAGTTTATGAGTGATGCTTTAGATAATAATTTAATGCCTATTGGTAAAAGTGATTTTTTAAATTTATTTAAAGATTTAGAAATAGGAGAAGGTGATACCCTGATTGCACATGTTTCTCTTAGTAAATTCGGTTATATAATCGGCGGTGCAAGATGTATTTATGAAGCTCTTATGGAAAGATTAGGAGAAAGTGGAACACTCGTTGTCCCAACACAATCTTTAGAAAATATGTCTCCAGAGTATTGGGAATATCCTAAAGTTCCTAAGGAGTGGATAGAAAAAATAAAACAGGAGAGTTTATCTTATGATGTTGATCTATCTAGTACACGAGGTATGGGGAAATTTAGCGAGTTTGTTATGAATCTAAAACATTCTGTTAGAAGTTCTCATCCACTATATTCTTTTTCTGCAGTAGGAGAAAAAGCACAGGAAATTATAAAAGAGCATCCATTAGATGATGGCTTAGGATACAATTCACCATTAGGGAGATTGTATGATCAGAATGCCAAAATTTTGTTATTAGGAACTGATTTTGAATCTAATACAGCATTGCATCTTGCAGAGTACTCACTAAATCGAAAAACAATAAAAGAAAGTGCTAATGTGGATGGAGAGTGGTTAGAGTTCTCTAATATCGAATTAGATATATATGATGATTTTTTAACAGTACAGAAAGAATTCATGGAAAATTGTAAGGGAAGTTATCAAATAAAAGAGATTCAGAAAACATCAGTTCTTTGTATAGATTTAAAAAGTTGCGTAGATTTTGCGAAAGAATATTATAAGAAAAAGGAAGAAGTGAAGTAG
- a CDS encoding MFS transporter, translating into MSKYMSVLKNVDFIKYFFSINFTTLAQSFVSISIIWLIYEETKNPLLIAIFGVLTQLPAIVFGPVISKVLDRFNIGKAMFLFLLLRAGIFLIIFLLPFNDKISLSIIGLLIGLNSVIGIPLSAGGDIIIKEVCNDEQLVTANALMIIFFDISYIFGSISVAIMGVLGNNRIAFIIGAVLFFISAIIISTIKSDEIFSNNENRQEKYTIFSSMKYIVKNSEIFLMTINTTLWNMFTWGSFIVLLPIYVEQNLNNDSVAYGILNSLQSVGIILASLIIGLQFISKIKIEKLICLGIIVHCLLLILFYFSTNIILSVIILIIAGVASAPVLIYKATFFQRKISRKIMGQVLSLILVLGSILYSLGGIIIAFLIEKLGKEYFSYINLYSLIIIIAISLMSIKKIS; encoded by the coding sequence ATGAGTAAATATATGAGTGTTTTAAAAAATGTTGATTTTATAAAGTATTTTTTTTCGATTAACTTCACAACATTAGCGCAATCATTTGTTAGTATAAGTATTATCTGGTTGATTTATGAAGAAACTAAAAACCCATTATTGATAGCTATTTTTGGTGTGTTGACTCAATTGCCAGCTATAGTTTTTGGACCAGTAATATCAAAAGTGTTAGACAGGTTTAATATTGGAAAAGCAATGTTCTTGTTTTTACTACTAAGAGCTGGTATTTTTCTGATTATATTCTTATTACCGTTTAATGATAAGATATCTTTAAGTATTATAGGATTATTGATAGGTTTGAATAGCGTTATAGGAATTCCTTTATCAGCAGGAGGAGATATAATAATAAAAGAGGTGTGTAATGATGAACAATTAGTAACAGCTAATGCATTGATGATAATATTTTTTGACATCTCTTATATCTTTGGTTCGATTTCTGTTGCGATAATGGGAGTGTTAGGTAATAATAGAATTGCTTTCATAATAGGAGCCGTATTATTTTTCATTTCAGCGATAATAATAAGTACAATAAAAAGTGACGAGATATTTAGTAACAATGAAAATAGACAGGAAAAATATACAATATTTAGTTCTATGAAGTATATTGTAAAAAATAGTGAAATATTCCTTATGACAATTAATACGACATTGTGGAATATGTTCACTTGGGGAAGTTTTATCGTTTTATTACCAATATATGTAGAACAAAATTTAAATAATGATAGTGTAGCGTATGGAATATTAAATTCTTTACAATCTGTTGGTATTATACTGGCTTCGCTTATAATAGGTTTGCAATTTATATCAAAAATTAAAATAGAAAAATTAATTTGCCTAGGTATTATAGTGCATTGTTTATTATTGATACTGTTTTATTTTAGTACGAATATTATTCTTTCAGTAATCATACTTATTATAGCAGGAGTTGCTTCAGCACCAGTACTAATTTATAAAGCAACATTCTTCCAAAGAAAAATTTCTAGAAAAATAATGGGGCAAGTATTATCATTAATTCTAGTTTTAGGAAGTATCTTGTATTCTCTAGGAGGTATAATAATAGCGTTTCTGATAGAAAAATTAGGAAAAGAATATTTTTCGTACATAAATTTATATTCTTTAATTATCATTATAGCAATATCACTTATGAGTATTAAAAAAATATCGTAG
- the tmk gene encoding dTMP kinase — MKKGLLIVFEGLDGSGKTTQINLLEEWFKRNKKLVHSTRQPTDFYRNDKRVKDYLEDGIVPNMYSIALLAAADRTYQNEVEIKPTLSKGINIISDRYLYSSLAFFKARGIKYQEIRNINKDIEEPDIIIFLDIDPDKALERVRVRDGKNLRFEEKNDNTFIQVRNNFLEVLPKGKTLIVDSTKDVKLIHELIIKYIEKVEVR; from the coding sequence GTGAAAAAAGGTTTATTGATTGTGTTTGAAGGGCTTGACGGGTCAGGAAAGACAACACAAATAAATTTACTAGAAGAGTGGTTTAAGAGAAATAAGAAGTTAGTACATAGTACAAGGCAGCCCACAGATTTTTATAGGAATGATAAAAGAGTTAAAGATTATCTAGAGGATGGAATTGTTCCTAATATGTATTCTATCGCACTTTTAGCTGCTGCGGATAGAACTTATCAAAACGAAGTAGAGATTAAACCTACGCTTAGTAAAGGGATAAATATAATATCAGATAGATACCTGTATAGTTCACTTGCATTTTTTAAAGCTAGAGGAATAAAATATCAAGAAATTAGAAATATAAATAAAGATATTGAAGAACCTGATATTATTATCTTTCTTGATATAGATCCAGATAAGGCTTTGGAAAGAGTGAGAGTTCGAGATGGTAAAAATCTTAGATTTGAAGAAAAAAATGATAATACTTTTATACAAGTAAGAAATAACTTTTTAGAAGTTTTGCCGAAAGGAAAAACTTTAATAGTTGATTCAACAAAAGATGTAAAACTTATTCATGAGTTAATAATAAAATATATAGAGAAAGTTGAGGTAAGATAG
- the pyrF gene encoding orotidine-5'-phosphate decarboxylase, which yields MFADRYIESVIKTKSHLCVGLDPDLKKYPTYILKQAEEEYGRTPEGAASAILRFNKVIIDLIYDKVPAIKPQLAYYEKYDSFGLDAFWKTVEYAQSKGMIVIADAKRGDIGDTSNAYAETFFKTLDKESWESKLSVDAVTVNPYLGSDGLNPFIKLGAEKNKGTIILVKTSNLSSGEIQDNVIEGKNQTVSELVCDYINNNIKQVGKYGYSDIAAVIGATYPEELKKFRTILSKSLFLVPGLGYQGGSIEDIKYAFDENGLGAILTSSRAINYAYKDINSSEEEVKIAILNKVIEDNNAINTMLEKENKIIW from the coding sequence ATGTTCGCAGATAGATATATAGAAAGCGTGATTAAAACGAAGTCTCATTTATGTGTTGGATTGGATCCTGATTTGAAGAAGTATCCAACTTATATTTTAAAGCAGGCGGAGGAAGAATATGGTAGAACTCCTGAAGGCGCAGCTAGTGCGATTTTGAGATTTAATAAGGTAATAATTGATTTAATATACGATAAAGTACCAGCTATAAAACCTCAATTAGCATATTATGAAAAATATGATTCTTTCGGATTGGATGCTTTTTGGAAAACAGTAGAATATGCTCAAAGTAAGGGAATGATAGTTATAGCTGATGCAAAAAGAGGAGATATTGGTGATACATCGAATGCATATGCTGAAACATTTTTTAAAACTCTAGATAAAGAAAGTTGGGAATCAAAACTATCAGTTGATGCTGTAACGGTAAATCCATATTTAGGAAGTGACGGATTAAATCCTTTTATTAAACTCGGTGCTGAGAAAAATAAGGGAACTATTATTTTAGTTAAGACGAGTAATCTATCATCAGGAGAAATACAAGATAATGTTATTGAAGGTAAGAATCAAACAGTTTCTGAATTAGTATGCGACTATATCAATAATAATATCAAACAAGTTGGAAAATATGGTTATTCAGATATTGCAGCAGTAATTGGTGCAACTTATCCAGAAGAACTAAAAAAATTTAGAACTATCTTGAGTAAATCTTTATTCTTAGTTCCAGGATTAGGTTACCAAGGTGGTAGTATAGAGGATATAAAATATGCTTTTGATGAAAATGGATTAGGGGCAATATTAACATCTTCAAGAGCAATAAACTACGCGTATAAAGATATTAATAGTTCAGAAGAGGAAGTAAAAATAGCAATTTTAAATAAAGTAATAGAAGATAATAATGCTATTAATACTATGTTGGAGAAAGAAAATAAGATAATTTGGTAA